In Leptolyngbya sp. FACHB-261, a genomic segment contains:
- a CDS encoding DUF2382 domain-containing protein: protein MALVKLSDFDPNYRDQFDGADVKGLDVYAETTNEKVGSVSDVLLDENEGRFRYMIVDLGFWIFGKKVLLPVGRSRIDYNAHRVYATGFTKEQAENLPEFKENMKIDYDHEEEVRNVYRTPMAASTAAVDPMLTSGTAVDPTATSAYTNSDFAGASTTAQTDYTNYDRDSYKYDYDADLYNLNDRDHQTLRLYEERLVANKHRAKTGEVAVGKHVETETARVSVPVEKERVVIERVTPTGSTVVNPGEADFREGEVARVEVYEETPDIHKEAFVREEVRIKKEVDRDVVDSEEQIHREKLDIDTQGNPVVERTGDNL, encoded by the coding sequence ATGGCACTCGTAAAACTCTCGGATTTTGACCCGAATTATCGCGATCAATTTGATGGGGCTGATGTTAAAGGTCTAGATGTTTATGCAGAAACCACCAACGAGAAGGTTGGTTCTGTCAGTGACGTTCTGCTTGACGAAAACGAAGGCCGTTTTCGCTACATGATTGTTGACCTGGGCTTCTGGATTTTCGGTAAAAAAGTATTGCTGCCAGTAGGCCGCTCTCGCATTGATTACAATGCTCACCGGGTTTATGCCACTGGCTTTACCAAAGAGCAAGCCGAGAACTTACCTGAGTTCAAGGAAAACATGAAGATCGACTACGACCATGAGGAAGAAGTGCGTAACGTTTACCGCACCCCCATGGCCGCTAGCACCGCAGCGGTAGATCCGATGCTAACCAGCGGCACCGCTGTAGACCCCACCGCAACGTCGGCTTACACCAACTCTGACTTTGCTGGGGCTTCAACGACGGCTCAAACTGACTACACCAATTACGACCGCGATAGCTACAAGTACGACTACGACGCGGATCTGTACAACCTGAACGATCGTGACCACCAAACGCTTCGTCTCTATGAAGAGCGTCTAGTGGCGAACAAGCACCGCGCCAAGACCGGCGAAGTTGCTGTTGGTAAGCACGTTGAAACCGAGACTGCTCGCGTTTCAGTGCCGGTCGAGAAGGAGCGGGTTGTGATTGAGCGTGTGACCCCCACGGGCTCTACCGTAGTCAATCCTGGTGAAGCTGATTTCCGTGAAGGTGAAGTAGCTCGCGTGGAAGTCTACGAGGAAACTCCAGACATCCACAAGGAAGCCTTCGTCCGCGAAGAAGTGCGCATCAAAAAAGAAGTTGACCGCGATGTGGTTGATTCGGAAGAGCAGATCCACCGCGAAAAGCTCGACATTGATACCCAGGGCAACCCTGTTGTTGAGCGGACTGGCGACAATCTGTAA
- a CDS encoding SRPBCC family protein, with product MIQARVFLGLLLSGSCLLVGMVEPAFAQSSLFNGPVDALPLQERVTLRQGRPIITGENGSYVARVLVNTTPAQAWSVLTDYSRYSSFLPNIASSQVLSSKGNERVVEQVDRRRVALFTITSRIRISIVETPQSSYRFQLVEGDLQNLQGSWTIQPVSAYPGGPATQVLITHQIQAEPKSGTPRNIFYNLFQSQLRANLDAISQEIRRRGSV from the coding sequence ATGATTCAGGCTCGCGTATTTTTAGGATTGTTGCTCAGTGGCAGCTGCTTGCTAGTGGGCATGGTTGAACCTGCCTTTGCTCAGTCCAGCTTATTCAATGGCCCAGTAGATGCCCTCCCTCTGCAAGAGCGAGTCACCCTACGCCAGGGAAGACCAATCATCACTGGTGAAAATGGTAGTTATGTTGCTCGCGTTTTAGTCAACACCACTCCTGCCCAGGCCTGGTCTGTACTCACAGACTACAGCCGTTATTCAAGCTTTCTGCCCAACATTGCCAGTAGCCAAGTCTTATCTTCTAAGGGCAACGAGCGAGTGGTTGAGCAAGTTGACCGGCGTCGAGTTGCTCTATTCACAATCACCTCTCGCATTCGCATATCGATCGTTGAGACCCCTCAGAGCAGCTACCGCTTCCAACTCGTTGAGGGCGACCTTCAGAATTTGCAGGGCAGTTGGACGATCCAACCAGTTTCTGCCTATCCCGGTGGCCCAGCGACTCAAGTTCTGATTACGCATCAGATTCAGGCTGAGCCTAAGTCAGGAACGCCAAGAAACATCTTCTATAATCTTTTCCAATCGCAGTTACGGGCTAACTTAGATGCGATTAGTCAAGAGATCCGGCGACGCGGCTCGGTATAA
- the clpB gene encoding ATP-dependent chaperone ClpB, with the protein MQPTNPNQFTEKAWAAIVHTPDIVKQSQQQQIESEHLLKSLLEQDGLASSIFTKAGLSIQKLRDRIDDFISRQPKVSGASDISVYLGRSLDTLLDRAEGYRKQFGDDYISIEHLILGYARDDRFGKPMLQEFGLDESKLKATIEQIRGSQKVTDQNPEGKYESLEKYGRDLTQLAREGKLDPVIGRDDEIRRTIQILSRRTKNNPVLIGEPGVGKTAIAEGLAQRIVSGDVPDSLRDRKLIALDMGALIAGAKYRGEFEERLKAVLKEVTDSQGQIILFIDEIHTVVGAGATQGAMDAGNLLKPMLARGELRCIGATTLDEYRKYLEKDAALERRFQQVYVDQPSVEDTISILRGLKERYEVHHGIKISDSALVAAATLSTRYISDRFLPDKAIDLMDEAAARLKMEITSKPEELDEIDRKILQMEMERLSLNKESNAAARERLEKLEKELADLKESQSALSAQWQSEKQLIDQIRTIKAETERVNVEIQQAERDYDLNRAAELKYGKLTDLQRQLEQAEARLMENQTSGRSLLREEVTEEDITEIISKWTGIPVSKLLESEKEKLLHLEEVLHERVIGQEEAVTAVADAIQRSRAGLADPNRPIASFIFLGPTGVGKTELAKALASYLFDTEEAMVRIDMSEYMEKHAVSRLIGAPPGYVGYEEGGQLTEAIRRRPYSVILFDEIEKAHPDVFNVMLQILDDGRVTDAQGRTVDFKNTVIIMTSNIGSQYILDLAGDDTKYELMRDRVMDSMRSSFRPEFLNRIDEIIIFHGLRKSQLREIVRLQAQRLAQRLADRKMTLKLSEAALDWIADIGYDPVYGARPLKRAIQRELETQIAKAILRGEFNDGDTVFADVSNERLVFKRLSNELINV; encoded by the coding sequence GTGCAACCCACTAACCCAAACCAATTTACAGAAAAAGCCTGGGCAGCAATTGTCCATACCCCCGATATTGTTAAGCAGAGCCAACAGCAGCAGATTGAAAGCGAACACCTACTGAAGTCTTTGTTGGAACAGGACGGCCTTGCTAGTTCCATTTTTACCAAAGCAGGGCTCAGTATTCAGAAGCTACGGGACCGAATCGACGACTTTATTAGTCGTCAACCTAAAGTTTCTGGAGCCAGTGATATTTCTGTCTATTTGGGGCGCAGTCTTGATACTTTGCTAGATCGGGCAGAAGGCTATCGCAAGCAGTTTGGCGATGACTATATCTCGATTGAACACCTGATTCTGGGCTACGCTCGGGATGATCGTTTCGGCAAGCCAATGCTGCAAGAATTTGGCTTAGACGAGAGCAAGCTAAAGGCTACGATTGAACAAATCCGCGGTAGTCAAAAAGTGACGGACCAAAACCCCGAAGGCAAGTACGAATCGCTGGAAAAATACGGTCGCGATCTGACCCAGCTAGCTCGCGAAGGCAAGCTAGATCCGGTCATTGGTCGGGACGACGAGATTCGGCGTACTATCCAGATTCTCTCGCGGCGTACCAAAAACAATCCGGTTTTGATCGGTGAACCGGGTGTCGGTAAAACAGCGATTGCGGAAGGTCTGGCTCAGCGTATTGTCAGCGGTGATGTGCCCGATTCTTTGCGCGATCGCAAGCTGATTGCCTTGGACATGGGCGCTTTGATTGCGGGTGCAAAATACCGCGGTGAGTTTGAAGAGCGGCTCAAGGCTGTGCTCAAAGAAGTGACCGATTCTCAAGGTCAAATCATCCTGTTCATTGACGAGATCCATACCGTCGTCGGTGCAGGAGCAACTCAAGGCGCGATGGATGCAGGTAACCTGCTCAAGCCGATGTTGGCGCGGGGTGAACTGCGTTGCATTGGGGCTACCACGCTGGATGAGTATCGTAAGTACCTCGAAAAAGATGCCGCCTTGGAACGGCGCTTCCAGCAGGTCTATGTGGACCAGCCTAGTGTCGAAGATACGATCTCGATTCTGCGGGGCCTTAAGGAACGCTACGAAGTCCACCACGGTATCAAAATCTCGGACAGCGCCTTGGTTGCGGCAGCCACACTCTCGACCCGTTACATTTCTGACCGTTTCCTGCCCGACAAAGCCATCGATTTGATGGACGAAGCGGCAGCACGGCTCAAGATGGAAATCACCTCTAAACCAGAGGAACTAGACGAGATCGACCGCAAGATCCTGCAAATGGAGATGGAGCGTCTGTCTCTAAATAAGGAGAGCAACGCGGCAGCTCGAGAGCGCTTAGAAAAGCTAGAAAAAGAACTGGCAGATCTTAAAGAGTCGCAGTCAGCGCTGAGCGCCCAATGGCAGTCGGAAAAACAGCTCATCGATCAGATTCGAACGATCAAGGCTGAGACTGAGCGCGTCAACGTCGAAATTCAGCAGGCTGAGCGCGACTATGACCTCAACCGAGCCGCTGAGCTGAAGTATGGCAAACTCACCGACCTCCAGCGCCAATTGGAGCAGGCCGAAGCTCGTCTGATGGAAAACCAGACCAGTGGTCGTTCGCTGCTACGCGAAGAGGTGACTGAGGAAGACATCACCGAAATCATCTCGAAGTGGACGGGCATTCCAGTTAGCAAACTCCTGGAGTCTGAGAAAGAAAAGCTCCTGCACCTGGAAGAAGTGCTGCATGAACGGGTAATTGGTCAGGAAGAAGCGGTGACAGCCGTGGCCGATGCGATTCAACGCTCTCGTGCTGGCTTAGCTGATCCCAACCGCCCGATTGCTAGCTTCATCTTCCTGGGCCCAACCGGTGTAGGTAAGACCGAACTGGCCAAGGCCTTGGCGTCTTACCTATTCGACACCGAAGAAGCGATGGTGCGGATCGACATGTCGGAGTACATGGAGAAGCATGCCGTCTCGCGCCTGATCGGTGCCCCTCCTGGCTACGTCGGCTACGAAGAGGGTGGCCAGTTGACCGAAGCGATTCGTCGTCGTCCCTACTCAGTGATTCTGTTCGACGAAATCGAAAAGGCGCACCCGGACGTGTTCAACGTCATGCTGCAAATCCTGGACGATGGCCGCGTTACTGATGCCCAAGGGCGCACAGTGGACTTCAAGAACACTGTGATCATCATGACCAGCAACATCGGTTCGCAGTACATTCTGGATCTGGCTGGCGATGATACCAAGTACGAGCTGATGCGCGACCGGGTGATGGATTCGATGCGGAGCAGCTTCCGACCGGAGTTCCTAAACCGTATCGACGAAATCATCATCTTCCACGGCTTACGCAAGTCACAGCTCCGCGAGATTGTTCGCTTGCAGGCGCAGCGTCTGGCGCAGCGGTTAGCAGATCGCAAGATGACGCTCAAGCTCTCCGAGGCTGCACTCGATTGGATCGCCGATATTGGCTACGACCCGGTGTATGGAGCTCGTCCGCTCAAGCGAGCGATTCAGCGCGAACTGGAAACCCAGATTGCCAAGGCGATTCTGCGGGGCGAGTTCAACGATGGTGATACAGTCTTCGCTGATGTTAGCAACGAGCGGCTGGTGTTTAAGCGCCTCTCCAATGAGTTGATCAATGTCTAA
- a CDS encoding DUF2382 domain-containing protein — protein sequence MVLSSICTCSNPTQCIDKVAAINSAINSTPLVGMEGIAEESIRLLDERLVVNRSKRKTGEIIVRKEIETRIVEVPVRYEKLIVEQINPESNSAPQPLGEVALGRSELHSNSLQPESFQPESFQVGIAQAASPQVGTAQVGNAHATPFVTRTETSAPLPMNEEVTRLLGERLVVERGRQKVGEIVVRKQTETRLVRVPVRYEKLIVEQLSPERKILAEVELGQGEVLDEDLPNF from the coding sequence GTGGTCCTTAGCTCCATCTGTACTTGCTCTAATCCGACTCAGTGCATCGACAAAGTAGCAGCAATTAACAGTGCGATTAATAGCACACCCCTGGTAGGCATGGAAGGCATAGCAGAAGAGAGCATTCGGTTGCTAGATGAGCGATTAGTAGTTAATCGCAGCAAGCGAAAGACTGGCGAGATCATTGTACGCAAAGAAATTGAAACTCGCATCGTCGAGGTTCCGGTACGCTACGAAAAATTGATTGTTGAACAAATCAATCCGGAATCTAACTCAGCACCTCAGCCCTTAGGGGAGGTTGCCCTAGGCCGATCTGAGCTTCACTCTAATAGTCTTCAGCCAGAAAGTTTCCAACCAGAGAGTTTCCAGGTTGGTATCGCTCAAGCTGCCAGTCCTCAAGTTGGCACTGCTCAGGTTGGTAATGCTCACGCAACACCGTTTGTTACTAGGACTGAAACCTCTGCACCTCTACCCATGAACGAAGAGGTCACTCGCCTACTCGGCGAACGCTTGGTGGTTGAGCGTGGCAGGCAAAAAGTGGGCGAGATCGTTGTACGGAAGCAAACTGAAACTCGGCTAGTCAGAGTTCCCGTGCGCTACGAAAAATTGATTGTTGAACAGCTCAGCCCTGAGCGCAAAATCTTGGCAGAAGTTGAGCTGGGGCAGGGTGAAGTCCTCGACGAAGATTTGCCCAACTTTTAA
- a CDS encoding PhzF family phenazine biosynthesis protein yields MRYRYYTADVFTQTIFGGNQLAVFPKAEGLKTEQMQRVARELNLSETVFVFPAQESTHTRRLRIFTPGTELPFAGHPTIGSAYILTTIGEIPLDGEQTQIVFEEGVGPVKVLVQATGGQPTFAQLSAAQMPEFGPEPPARAELAALLSLQEDQILEETFTTQAVSCGVPFLFIPLRDRKALQQAQLDVAKWKTLLASYWAPHVYIFTPDPELEGSNFRARMFAPAMGIQEDPATGAAATAFAGYLDSQETVEDGTFRWIVEQGFEMERPSILEVEADKQQGKIVAIRVGGASVLTGEGLLEIPAIDH; encoded by the coding sequence ATGCGCTATCGCTACTACACTGCTGATGTGTTCACGCAGACCATTTTTGGCGGGAACCAGTTAGCTGTCTTTCCTAAAGCCGAAGGACTGAAAACTGAACAAATGCAGCGAGTTGCTAGAGAACTCAATCTCTCCGAAACAGTGTTTGTGTTTCCTGCCCAAGAGTCGACACATACGCGTCGCCTACGCATTTTTACCCCAGGCACAGAGCTGCCATTTGCAGGCCATCCCACTATTGGCTCAGCCTATATCCTCACGACAATTGGTGAAATTCCATTGGACGGCGAGCAAACACAAATTGTCTTTGAAGAAGGTGTTGGACCGGTCAAAGTCCTGGTGCAAGCGACTGGGGGACAGCCGACCTTTGCTCAGCTCTCAGCCGCTCAAATGCCAGAATTTGGACCCGAACCTCCTGCTAGAGCTGAGTTAGCAGCTCTACTATCGCTCCAGGAAGACCAGATTTTGGAAGAGACTTTTACAACTCAGGCAGTGTCTTGTGGGGTGCCGTTTCTGTTTATTCCCCTGCGAGATCGCAAAGCTCTACAGCAAGCCCAACTGGATGTTGCTAAATGGAAAACCTTGCTTGCGTCCTATTGGGCTCCCCATGTCTATATTTTTACGCCTGATCCAGAATTGGAAGGCTCTAATTTTCGGGCACGCATGTTTGCACCGGCAATGGGCATCCAGGAAGATCCCGCTACAGGAGCTGCGGCTACCGCATTTGCAGGTTACTTAGACAGCCAGGAAACTGTAGAAGATGGCACTTTTCGCTGGATTGTTGAGCAAGGCTTCGAGATGGAGCGCCCGAGCATTTTAGAAGTGGAAGCTGACAAACAGCAAGGTAAAATAGTGGCAATTCGAGTGGGTGGAGCCTCAGTTCTCACAGGCGAAGGGCTACTGGAAATCCCCGCAATTGATCATTGA
- a CDS encoding TetR/AcrR family transcriptional regulator: MSQRSGEASSRELVLEAAEQLFASRGYAAVTLKDIAKQLGIKQASLYYHVPGGKEDLFVEVMVRHLERRRETLEQIIATGPPRLEDCLTQIATWLLTQPPLNISRLVRTDLPDLAPEKADQVDQAIRRCVLTPMEQFFGQYQEQLRGEAGFTAGMFLTAVESLHVVKQLGPLNQEQLIAGVIDLLLYGSLKQ; this comes from the coding sequence GTGAGTCAACGATCCGGTGAGGCATCATCCCGCGAACTCGTCCTTGAAGCAGCCGAGCAGTTATTTGCCTCTCGCGGCTATGCTGCCGTCACGCTCAAAGATATTGCCAAGCAGCTTGGTATTAAGCAGGCTTCCCTGTATTACCACGTCCCTGGTGGAAAGGAGGATTTGTTTGTTGAAGTGATGGTCCGTCACTTAGAGCGTCGTAGGGAAACTCTGGAGCAAATTATAGCGACAGGGCCACCAAGGTTAGAAGACTGCCTAACGCAAATTGCAACCTGGCTTTTAACCCAGCCCCCTCTCAATATCAGCCGCTTAGTTCGTACAGATCTGCCAGATCTGGCTCCGGAAAAAGCTGACCAAGTGGACCAGGCCATCCGACGTTGTGTGCTCACACCTATGGAACAATTCTTTGGTCAATATCAAGAGCAGTTACGAGGAGAGGCTGGTTTCACTGCCGGCATGTTCCTAACAGCCGTTGAATCCCTGCACGTCGTTAAACAGCTCGGTCCCTTAAATCAAGAACAGTTGATTGCAGGCGTTATTGACCTTTTGCTGTACGGTAGTCTCAAGCAATAA
- a CDS encoding MarR family winged helix-turn-helix transcriptional regulator, protein MKRRTPSARPSASSAPSPAVAEELQKEVEKVEIDWQPIPECLSHCTGYVLHWVSDLGHQVFAGALATLNLIPDQLAILEVLRSEGPMVQSRLSDWLRIDKATMVSLLNGLESQGLVVRTPHPTDRRAFQVQLLAAGQQRVDEAEQVCTVVTNHFFAPLSPDEQQTLHELLRRLAASNAPRIQPEGYP, encoded by the coding sequence ATGAAGCGTCGAACACCGTCAGCTCGGCCCTCGGCCTCCTCGGCCCCTTCGCCGGCTGTCGCCGAGGAGCTTCAAAAGGAGGTTGAGAAGGTTGAGATCGACTGGCAGCCCATCCCCGAGTGCCTCAGCCACTGCACTGGCTACGTTCTGCACTGGGTCTCGGATCTAGGTCACCAGGTCTTTGCAGGGGCACTAGCCACCCTGAACCTCATTCCTGACCAGTTGGCCATTCTAGAGGTGCTGAGATCAGAAGGTCCGATGGTGCAGTCTCGGCTCAGCGATTGGCTCCGGATCGACAAAGCGACGATGGTGAGCCTGTTGAACGGACTGGAGTCGCAAGGCTTGGTCGTACGGACCCCTCATCCAACGGATCGTCGGGCCTTCCAGGTACAGCTGCTGGCCGCAGGACAACAGCGCGTCGATGAGGCAGAGCAAGTTTGCACGGTTGTCACGAACCACTTCTTTGCCCCGCTCTCACCTGACGAGCAGCAAACGCTCCACGAACTGTTGAGGCGACTAGCTGCTAGCAACGCTCCACGGATTCAACCGGAGGGATACCCCTAG
- a CDS encoding VOC family protein, which translates to MLSDTAIPTLPSRDLDETIEFYSQLGFQVHFDPAPLNPYVILRRGTIELHFFQLLEIVPAESYGGCYLRVSDVDTLFSEFSEQCLPILGIPRLGTIEGKPWGMREFYVVDPSGNLIRVGQPIS; encoded by the coding sequence ATGTTGAGCGACACTGCAATCCCGACTCTTCCCTCTCGGGACTTAGATGAGACCATTGAGTTCTACAGCCAACTTGGCTTTCAGGTCCATTTTGACCCGGCTCCTTTGAATCCTTATGTTATTCTCCGTCGGGGCACAATTGAGCTGCACTTCTTTCAGCTACTTGAGATTGTCCCAGCCGAATCTTACGGCGGCTGCTACCTGCGTGTGTCTGATGTTGATACTCTTTTTTCTGAGTTTTCTGAGCAGTGTCTGCCTATTTTAGGCATTCCTCGCCTGGGAACTATAGAGGGAAAACCTTGGGGCATGCGTGAGTTTTATGTGGTCGATCCCAGTGGCAATCTAATTCGAGTTGGTCAACCCATTTCGTAA
- a CDS encoding DUF6220 domain-containing protein, whose amino-acid sequence MTTNLSSDGVRLPGRWSKIVFLSTSALYTFCLVAQLLTVGLAVFYGPEWWNVHVWLVRGFGGLAAVLLGLAFLGPFPQRIRILTGSLTVLLGLQFLTIHLHPALSVLHPLSGFLLFTVATTLVHRASNLVFPKSDVVVIGASQPSPQA is encoded by the coding sequence GTGACAACGAACCTCAGCTCCGATGGCGTCCGGTTACCTGGGCGTTGGAGTAAGATTGTTTTTCTCTCAACTTCCGCGCTCTACACCTTTTGCTTGGTTGCCCAGCTCTTGACCGTTGGACTCGCAGTGTTCTACGGTCCTGAATGGTGGAACGTTCATGTTTGGCTTGTTCGTGGCTTCGGTGGTTTAGCAGCGGTCCTACTAGGATTGGCATTCCTAGGACCATTTCCTCAAAGAATACGGATCCTCACAGGTAGTTTGACAGTGCTGCTCGGCTTGCAATTCCTCACAATTCACCTGCACCCTGCGCTGAGCGTGCTGCATCCTCTCAGTGGGTTCTTACTGTTCACCGTTGCCACGACCCTAGTTCACCGGGCGTCCAATTTGGTATTTCCCAAGTCGGACGTGGTAGTCATTGGTGCCTCGCAGCCCTCACCCCAGGCTTGA